The proteins below come from a single Acidobacteriota bacterium genomic window:
- a CDS encoding response regulator transcription factor: MRKEITVLIADDHPIFRQGLAAIIEKSDNLRLVGEADNGWAAIELIGTTDPDVVILDIDMPIMDGIEAARALKERSSRAILIFLTMHKDNSILRSIKSLGVKGYVLKDSALDEIVRCIHTVMSGKLYLSPALNELILDNVSDDTDSNAVWALGSLSQTEKKVLLLISDSKTNREIAADLFVAIRTVETHRYNICSKLDINGANALLKFAIRNKAKIESLFSN; encoded by the coding sequence ATGCGAAAGGAGATCACAGTATTAATTGCAGACGACCATCCGATCTTTCGACAGGGATTGGCGGCGATCATCGAGAAGTCCGATAACCTGAGGCTTGTCGGAGAGGCCGACAACGGCTGGGCGGCTATTGAACTTATCGGAACTACCGATCCAGATGTGGTCATACTGGACATTGATATGCCGATCATGGACGGCATCGAGGCCGCCCGGGCATTGAAGGAACGATCTTCGCGAGCCATCCTGATCTTCCTCACGATGCACAAGGACAACTCCATCCTTCGCTCGATCAAATCCCTTGGAGTTAAGGGCTATGTTCTTAAAGATTCTGCTTTGGACGAGATCGTTAGATGCATTCACACCGTAATGTCCGGGAAGTTGTACCTCAGCCCCGCTTTGAATGAACTTATACTCGATAACGTATCCGATGACACCGACAGCAATGCTGTATGGGCGCTGGGTTCGCTGAGCCAGACCGAAAAGAAGGTCCTTTTGTTAATCTCGGATTCTAAAACTAACCGTGAAATTGCTGCCGATCTGTTCGTCGCGATCCGCACCGTCGAAACCCATCGTTACAATATCTGCTCGAAATTAGATATTAACGGGGCCAATGCCTTGCT